A section of the Verrucomicrobium sp. GAS474 genome encodes:
- a CDS encoding phosphatase PAP2 family protein produces the protein MRSLRALLSDGRALIATAWERRGGIPAETRIVAAILFVLVFSTAFALDFHVARLISALGEAAPGLRPVAEKFSFWGDYLTGTFIVSFSLIFAGIGFDKAAWRRAGLAALLAASLAGIPGSTLRLTLGRPRPAAEEADAVARLHLDQAPEPFLSFHRRLRPEALPDGFYGPRPTSLMQGFPSGHATTSMATAGALLIAYPPLGIPAMAAAAGVCWSRAWLGRHYLSDLLAGTVLGLGVGLPLGAAARRLGRSGR, from the coding sequence ATGCGTTCCCTCCGCGCCCTTCTCTCCGACGGCCGCGCTCTCATCGCCACGGCGTGGGAGCGGCGGGGCGGGATTCCCGCCGAGACGCGGATCGTCGCGGCGATCCTCTTCGTCCTCGTCTTCAGCACCGCCTTCGCCCTCGATTTCCACGTCGCCCGGCTGATCTCGGCCCTCGGCGAGGCGGCTCCCGGCCTGCGCCCCGTGGCGGAGAAATTCAGCTTCTGGGGCGATTACCTCACCGGGACCTTCATCGTCTCCTTCTCCCTGATCTTCGCCGGGATCGGATTCGACAAGGCCGCGTGGCGGCGGGCCGGTCTGGCGGCCCTCCTGGCGGCGAGCCTCGCGGGCATCCCCGGCAGCACGCTGCGGCTGACGCTGGGCCGCCCCCGGCCCGCCGCCGAGGAGGCCGACGCGGTCGCCCGCCTCCATCTGGACCAGGCCCCGGAGCCTTTCCTCTCCTTCCATCGCCGCCTCCGGCCCGAGGCGCTGCCCGACGGCTTCTACGGCCCCCGGCCCACCTCGCTGATGCAGGGCTTCCCCTCCGGCCACGCGACGACCTCGATGGCGACGGCGGGTGCGCTCCTCATCGCCTATCCCCCGCTCGGCATCCCCGCGATGGCGGCGGCGGCCGGCGTCTGCTGGTCCCGCGCCTGGCTGGGCCGGCATTATCTTAGCGACCTGCTGGCGGGGACGGTCCTCGGCCTCGGCGTGGGGCTCCCCCTCGGCGCGGCGGCGCGGCGGTTGGGACGTTCGGGCCGCTAG
- a CDS encoding EamA family transporter, giving the protein MSGPGAGETHSGDGASAAIPVPVLTPYFHLLLGALLVTASELLLRRGAAAVPDLGWSGLTGLTSAWVWVSVLCYIGSFVCWLRVLSRLPLVVAFNLMNIVHVLVPLGSALFLHERISLLRWSGIALVLVGVWTIAKPLMTLEEKL; this is encoded by the coding sequence GTGAGCGGGCCGGGGGCCGGGGAAACGCATTCCGGTGACGGCGCCTCCGCCGCCATCCCGGTGCCGGTCCTGACGCCCTACTTTCATCTCCTCCTCGGAGCCCTCCTGGTCACCGCCTCGGAACTCCTCCTGCGGCGCGGCGCGGCGGCGGTTCCCGATCTCGGCTGGAGCGGCCTCACCGGCCTCACCTCGGCGTGGGTCTGGGTCTCGGTCCTCTGCTACATCGGCAGCTTCGTCTGCTGGCTCCGCGTCCTCAGCCGGCTTCCCCTCGTCGTGGCGTTCAACCTCATGAACATCGTCCACGTCCTCGTCCCGCTCGGCTCGGCCCTCTTCCTCCACGAGCGCATCTCCCTCCTCCGCTGGAGCGGCATCGCCCTCGTCCTCGTCGGCGTCTGGACCATCGCGAAGCCCCTCATGACCCTGGAGGAAAAGCTGTGA
- a CDS encoding glycosyltransferase family 2 protein, with protein MKLSIIIPCFNEKKTIEQVVIRVKAQVPDAEIIIIDDCSTDGTREILREKITPLVAKVLYHDKNQGKGAACNNGFQAATGDIVLIQDADLEYDPVHYPALIAPIEEMGADVVYGSRFMGSGAHRVVYFWHYMGNAFLTLLSNMFTNLNLTDMETGYKAFRREVIQSIEIEEKRFGFEPEITAKLAKKRAVFYEIGITYHGRTYDQGKKIGWKDGVRAIYVIVKYNLFG; from the coding sequence ATGAAGCTTTCCATCATCATCCCCTGCTTTAACGAGAAAAAGACGATCGAACAGGTCGTCATCCGCGTGAAGGCGCAGGTGCCCGACGCCGAGATCATCATCATCGACGATTGTTCGACCGACGGCACGCGGGAGATCCTCCGCGAGAAGATCACCCCCCTCGTCGCGAAGGTCCTCTACCACGACAAGAACCAGGGCAAGGGAGCGGCCTGCAACAACGGCTTCCAGGCCGCCACCGGCGACATCGTCCTGATCCAGGACGCCGACCTCGAGTACGATCCCGTCCACTATCCCGCCCTCATCGCCCCGATCGAGGAGATGGGCGCCGACGTCGTCTACGGCTCGCGCTTCATGGGGAGCGGCGCCCACCGCGTCGTCTACTTCTGGCACTACATGGGGAACGCCTTCCTGACGCTCCTCTCGAACATGTTCACGAACCTCAACCTCACCGACATGGAGACCGGCTACAAGGCCTTCCGCCGCGAGGTCATCCAGTCGATCGAGATCGAGGAGAAACGCTTCGGCTTCGAGCCCGAGATCACCGCGAAGCTCGCCAAGAAGCGGGCGGTCTTCTACGAGATCGGCATCACCTACCACGGCCGCACCTACGATCAGGGGAAGAAGATCGGGTGGAAGGACGGCGTCCGCGCGATCTACGTGATCGTGAAGTACAATCTCTTCGGCTAG
- a CDS encoding aromatic acid exporter family protein: protein MTPPAPSPIPPPPAPRPPFDAVAAAFFAVKASISAVLAYSIYISLGLPGAAWAAPVSAVLVTQPTFQPSIQASLSRFWANILGALIGSISVLLLGPTPWALGLGLVVAGFLCQAIRLDEGLRPAYVSVVIVIFTGGEKVWVGSFDRVLAVLVGCVVALIVGAFCDLPLHRLAEWVHRRWKIRIPGLPLRKIEPAGEPSGLKNAQE, encoded by the coding sequence GTGACGCCTCCCGCCCCCTCTCCGATTCCGCCGCCGCCCGCTCCCCGGCCTCCCTTCGACGCCGTCGCTGCGGCGTTCTTTGCGGTGAAGGCCTCGATCTCCGCCGTCCTCGCCTACTCGATTTACATCTCCCTCGGGCTTCCCGGCGCGGCGTGGGCCGCGCCCGTCTCGGCGGTCCTCGTCACGCAGCCGACGTTCCAGCCCTCGATCCAGGCCTCGCTCTCCCGGTTCTGGGCGAATATCCTCGGCGCCCTGATCGGCTCGATTTCGGTCCTGTTGCTGGGGCCGACGCCGTGGGCGCTCGGCCTCGGGTTGGTCGTCGCGGGGTTTCTCTGTCAAGCCATCCGGCTCGACGAAGGCTTGCGTCCGGCCTACGTTTCGGTTGTGATCGTGATCTTCACCGGGGGGGAGAAGGTCTGGGTGGGATCGTTCGATCGCGTTCTGGCGGTCCTCGTCGGGTGCGTGGTCGCCCTGATCGTCGGGGCTTTCTGCGATCTGCCGTTGCACCGCCTCGCCGAATGGGTCCACCGCCGGTGGAAAATCCGCATCCCGGGATTGCCCTTGAGAAAAATCGAGCCGGCCGGAGAGCCCTCTGGCCTTAAAAATGCTCAGGAATAG
- a CDS encoding DMT family transporter: MAFSPSRSAALLTGIPEGVLAVVLFSLTVPTMRIAVRELDPVIVGIGRMALAAIPAALVLAAVGSPRLTMRQIGSLLAATACLAFGFSWFSARALREVSSSHAAIVIGVIPLVNALWASLRSGQRQTGLFWTAALAGSAIVTGYGLGRSGAGLHLGRADLLLLLAALTCGIGYAEGTRLGREIGTTALTCWVPIAAFLPGVALCLGRLPEHPGAVSTACWLALLYNVLFSSLIGMLFWYRALAKGGIARIGQIQLAQPFVTLVFSIFLLGERPLSGDWLAAGGVVACIAVAQIGARRTAAGVSLPGEAVVPA, encoded by the coding sequence ATGGCCTTTTCCCCCTCCCGGTCCGCCGCGCTCCTCACGGGCATTCCCGAGGGGGTGCTGGCCGTCGTCCTCTTCAGCCTCACCGTGCCGACGATGCGGATCGCCGTCCGGGAGCTCGATCCCGTCATCGTCGGGATCGGGCGGATGGCGTTGGCGGCGATCCCGGCGGCCCTCGTGCTGGCGGCGGTCGGCTCGCCCCGGCTGACGATGCGGCAGATCGGCTCCCTCCTGGCGGCGACGGCGTGCCTGGCGTTCGGCTTCTCGTGGTTCTCGGCGCGGGCGCTACGCGAGGTGTCGAGTTCCCATGCCGCCATCGTCATCGGCGTCATCCCGCTGGTGAACGCCCTGTGGGCCTCGCTGCGGAGCGGGCAGCGGCAGACGGGGCTTTTCTGGACGGCGGCCCTGGCCGGCAGCGCGATCGTGACGGGCTACGGGCTGGGCCGCTCCGGGGCGGGCCTCCACCTGGGGCGGGCCGACCTGCTCCTCCTCCTCGCGGCGCTCACCTGCGGGATCGGCTATGCCGAGGGGACCCGCCTGGGGCGGGAGATCGGGACCACGGCGCTGACGTGCTGGGTGCCGATCGCGGCCTTCCTGCCCGGCGTGGCGCTCTGCCTCGGGCGGCTGCCGGAGCATCCCGGCGCAGTCTCGACGGCGTGCTGGCTGGCGCTCCTTTACAATGTCCTCTTCAGTTCGCTCATCGGGATGCTCTTCTGGTATCGGGCGCTCGCGAAGGGAGGGATCGCCCGGATCGGGCAGATCCAGCTGGCCCAGCCCTTCGTGACGCTGGTCTTCTCGATCTTCCTGCTGGGGGAGCGGCCCCTCTCCGGCGATTGGCTGGCGGCGGGTGGGGTGGTCGCCTGCATCGCCGTCGCCCAGATCGGGGCGCGGAGGACGGCGGCGGGGGTGTCGCTGCCGGGGGAAGCCGTCGTCCCGGCGTAA
- a CDS encoding EamA family transporter: MSPAAPGGLDATAMLRLAGALLGLVVGQIGLKMAMHPRPDWSRLKQAALFALAIGAMTAWFFLWMGLLGDHELSFIYPFEAVGSAILSIAAIVVLRERMTWRLAVGIALITGGVFLVSLS, encoded by the coding sequence GTGAGCCCGGCGGCCCCCGGCGGCCTCGATGCGACGGCGATGCTCCGCCTCGCCGGGGCCCTCCTCGGCCTCGTCGTCGGCCAGATCGGCCTGAAGATGGCGATGCATCCCCGCCCGGACTGGTCCCGGCTGAAGCAGGCCGCCCTCTTCGCCCTCGCCATCGGCGCGATGACGGCGTGGTTCTTCCTCTGGATGGGCCTCCTCGGCGATCACGAGCTGAGCTTCATCTACCCCTTCGAGGCCGTCGGCTCGGCCATCCTGAGCATCGCCGCCATCGTCGTGCTGCGGGAGCGGATGACCTGGCGGCTCGCCGTCGGGATCGCGCTGATCACCGGCGGCGTTTTCCTGGTTTCGCTGAGCTAG
- a CDS encoding zinc-binding alcohol dehydrogenase family protein, producing MKALAYRTAHALADFAIEEVDLPLPELKEGDVLVRVRAFSVNPVDTKVRASRSAAEGSRGVVLGWDGAGVIEKVGSAVAGFKPGDEVFYAGALMRDGSNAEYQAVDHRIVAPKPANLGFAEAAALPLTSLTAWEAMLEGGIEFTPQTKVLVIGGAGGVGSMAIQILKAATPARVFATASRPETMAWCERLGADHILNHHNDLSDELARYGVEPGTLDVVFGTTQSRRYLKVIPELLRPFGHFCLIDDPETLDIVGFKRKAIRVQWEYMFSKTFFGYRPESQGTILREVARLVEAGRLRTTVNKVLKGLTAANLREAHALLEAGESVGKIVVEV from the coding sequence ATGAAAGCCCTGGCCTACCGCACCGCCCACGCCCTCGCCGATTTTGCCATCGAGGAGGTCGATCTCCCGCTCCCCGAACTCAAGGAAGGAGACGTCCTGGTCCGTGTCCGGGCGTTCTCGGTGAACCCGGTCGACACGAAGGTCCGCGCGAGCCGGAGCGCCGCCGAGGGCTCGCGCGGGGTCGTCCTCGGTTGGGACGGGGCCGGGGTGATCGAGAAGGTCGGGAGCGCCGTCGCCGGATTCAAACCGGGCGACGAGGTCTTCTACGCCGGGGCGCTGATGCGCGACGGCTCGAACGCCGAGTATCAGGCCGTCGATCACCGGATCGTCGCGCCGAAGCCCGCGAACCTTGGTTTCGCCGAGGCGGCGGCCCTTCCCCTCACTTCCCTCACGGCGTGGGAGGCGATGCTCGAAGGCGGGATCGAGTTCACCCCGCAGACGAAGGTCCTCGTCATCGGCGGGGCGGGCGGCGTCGGTTCCATGGCGATCCAGATCCTGAAGGCGGCGACCCCCGCGCGGGTCTTCGCCACCGCCTCGCGGCCGGAGACGATGGCCTGGTGCGAGCGGCTGGGGGCCGACCACATCCTGAATCATCACAACGACCTTTCCGACGAACTGGCCCGCTACGGCGTCGAGCCCGGGACCCTCGACGTCGTCTTCGGGACGACCCAGTCCCGGCGCTACCTGAAGGTCATCCCGGAGCTCCTCCGCCCCTTCGGCCATTTCTGCCTGATCGACGATCCGGAGACGCTCGACATCGTCGGGTTCAAGCGGAAGGCGATCCGCGTCCAGTGGGAGTACATGTTCTCGAAAACCTTCTTCGGCTACCGCCCCGAATCGCAGGGGACGATCCTGCGGGAGGTCGCCCGGCTGGTCGAGGCGGGGAGGCTGCGGACCACGGTGAACAAGGTCTTGAAGGGCCTCACGGCGGCGAATCTGCGGGAGGCCCACGCGCTGCTGGAGGCGGGCGAATCGGTGGGGAAGATCGTCGTTGAGGTGTAG
- a CDS encoding glycoside hydrolase 43 family protein: protein MRLLLHGWVLGAVLLASGLPLRADTGNLGPWGDQGNGTYKNPVLHGDFGDADVIRVGGVFYLTTPTYHYLPGITLLRSTDLVNWDYVGHGLADFSGVGPLLGRDRTIPYGLGIASVALRYHDGKFLLYFTPPLQGLFVTTATDPAGPWTPPQMMMKGGWIVPSPFWDDDGKAWLLATSAVGKTEIFPMHPDGLSVDSPGTVLFPDALSDFRGGRLRKIGATYYLLRDEPLPGESGTVVSALRAPSPTGPWERRTILHTPKNRPADREPGAGVLVDGADGTWWFLARQRAYGNDGEGDHAGRPLHLLPVSWIDGWPVPGDADADGIGTLAWTSPKPALPAVPPHPPQTDDDFSQPQLAPQWEWNGAPRPALWSLTENPGHLRLKAAKPFPLSLQPKLDPGQFVQLIQSFLNPSDFFRVGNVLTQRTLGPGPGEIAVRVEAGGMTEGQIAGLALYWDRKYVATLGVVRNGGVRKVEFANTLTRRTDAGPEVSAGAVWLRASISAAQPSPDKRERESIPPSATFSYSFDGRNYTPLGDAFRFGWGENRGTRIALFTWNGKEQKEKEPGYADFGPFRYAFYGPSHPDAGAFSSQNLMP from the coding sequence ATGCGCCTCCTTCTCCACGGATGGGTACTCGGGGCCGTCCTGCTCGCCTCCGGCCTCCCTCTGCGGGCCGACACCGGGAACCTCGGCCCGTGGGGGGACCAGGGGAACGGGACCTACAAGAACCCCGTCCTCCACGGGGACTTCGGCGACGCCGACGTCATCCGGGTCGGCGGCGTCTTCTACCTCACCACGCCGACCTACCACTACCTCCCCGGCATCACCCTCCTCCGCTCGACCGACCTGGTGAACTGGGACTACGTCGGCCACGGCCTGGCCGATTTTTCCGGCGTCGGCCCCCTCCTGGGCCGCGACCGGACGATCCCCTACGGCCTCGGCATCGCCTCCGTCGCCCTCCGCTATCACGACGGGAAGTTCCTCCTCTACTTCACCCCGCCCCTCCAGGGCCTCTTCGTCACGACGGCGACCGATCCGGCGGGCCCGTGGACGCCGCCGCAGATGATGATGAAGGGCGGCTGGATCGTCCCCTCCCCGTTCTGGGACGACGACGGGAAAGCGTGGCTCCTGGCGACCAGCGCCGTCGGCAAGACCGAGATCTTCCCGATGCACCCGGACGGCCTTTCGGTCGACTCGCCGGGAACCGTCCTCTTCCCCGACGCGCTTTCCGACTTCCGGGGAGGCCGCCTCCGTAAAATCGGCGCGACCTACTACCTCCTGCGGGACGAGCCGCTCCCCGGCGAGTCGGGAACCGTCGTCAGCGCCCTCCGCGCGCCCTCGCCCACCGGCCCTTGGGAGCGGCGGACGATCCTCCATACGCCAAAGAACCGGCCCGCCGACCGGGAACCGGGAGCGGGCGTCCTCGTCGACGGGGCTGACGGAACGTGGTGGTTCCTCGCCCGGCAGCGGGCCTACGGCAACGACGGCGAGGGCGACCACGCGGGCCGCCCCCTCCACCTCCTCCCCGTCTCGTGGATCGACGGCTGGCCCGTTCCCGGAGACGCTGACGCCGACGGCATCGGCACCCTCGCCTGGACCTCGCCGAAACCGGCCCTGCCCGCCGTCCCGCCCCATCCCCCGCAGACCGACGACGATTTCTCCCAGCCCCAGCTCGCCCCCCAATGGGAGTGGAACGGCGCCCCCCGCCCCGCGCTCTGGTCCCTCACCGAAAATCCCGGCCACCTCCGGCTGAAGGCGGCGAAGCCGTTTCCCCTCTCGCTCCAGCCGAAGCTCGATCCGGGCCAGTTCGTCCAGCTCATCCAGTCGTTCCTCAACCCCTCCGATTTCTTCCGCGTCGGGAACGTCCTCACCCAGCGGACCCTCGGACCGGGGCCGGGGGAGATCGCCGTCCGCGTCGAGGCGGGCGGGATGACGGAGGGGCAGATCGCCGGGCTCGCCCTCTATTGGGACCGGAAATATGTCGCCACCCTCGGCGTGGTGCGGAACGGCGGCGTGCGAAAGGTCGAGTTCGCGAACACCCTCACCCGCCGCACCGACGCGGGGCCCGAGGTGAGCGCCGGGGCCGTCTGGCTCCGCGCCTCGATCTCCGCCGCCCAGCCCTCCCCGGACAAGCGGGAACGGGAGTCGATCCCCCCTTCGGCGACGTTCTCCTACAGCTTCGACGGCCGGAACTACACCCCCCTGGGCGACGCCTTCCGCTTCGGCTGGGGGGAAAACCGGGGCACCCGGATTGCCCTCTTTACCTGGAATGGAAAGGAGCAGAAGGAGAAGGAGCCGGGGTATGCGGATTTTGGGCCGTTCCGGTATGCGTTTTATGGGCCGAGTCATCCGGATGCGGGGGCGTTTTCTTCGCAGAATTTGATGCCTTAG
- a CDS encoding retropepsin-like aspartic protease → MQTGLRLFSLLCLGMLLSSPAEASLRDLLSGEGFTEAEVVRAAHTNAAFIKVEINGHPLTLCIDTGSPMTILTREAALRANVPTNRLFGPISGINGLADPKAAIASLRSFKIAGSELASEPILISDAPFPLKMSPVKFDGLLGWKTMKKNRVIFGYAPALFFFRPDGKSARRLDAACRAEQFLSVKLRPYREGYYLPLTLDGQAARMLLDSGAAFTLVSDDFARLHLDAGKTVGTGRSLGIDGNPVLQQRVTPKTMELGSRAFAPITITSGAAKLFENKPDADGRRGKQIDGLLGYDLVGRFYSLLDMGNDRLYLHPRPEKEE, encoded by the coding sequence ATGCAAACCGGCCTGCGCCTGTTTTCCCTCCTCTGCCTCGGGATGCTTCTCTCGTCCCCGGCGGAAGCCTCGCTCCGCGACCTCCTGAGCGGGGAGGGCTTCACCGAGGCCGAGGTCGTCCGGGCCGCGCACACGAACGCCGCCTTCATCAAGGTCGAGATCAACGGCCACCCCCTCACCCTCTGCATCGACACCGGCTCCCCGATGACGATCCTGACCCGGGAGGCGGCGCTGCGGGCCAACGTGCCGACGAACCGCCTTTTCGGCCCGATCTCGGGGATCAACGGCCTCGCCGACCCGAAGGCCGCGATCGCCAGCCTCCGCAGCTTCAAGATCGCCGGGAGCGAGCTCGCCTCGGAGCCGATCCTCATCTCCGACGCCCCCTTCCCGCTGAAGATGAGCCCGGTGAAATTCGACGGGCTCCTCGGCTGGAAGACGATGAAGAAGAACCGCGTCATCTTCGGCTACGCCCCGGCGCTCTTCTTCTTCCGGCCCGACGGGAAATCGGCCCGGCGCCTCGACGCCGCCTGCCGCGCGGAGCAGTTCCTCTCGGTGAAGCTCCGCCCCTACCGCGAGGGCTATTACCTGCCGCTGACGCTCGACGGGCAGGCCGCCCGGATGCTCCTCGATTCGGGGGCCGCCTTCACCCTCGTCAGCGACGACTTCGCCCGGCTCCACCTCGACGCGGGGAAGACCGTCGGCACGGGCCGCAGCCTCGGCATCGACGGGAACCCCGTCCTCCAGCAGCGGGTGACGCCGAAGACGATGGAGCTCGGCTCCCGCGCCTTCGCGCCGATCACGATCACCTCGGGCGCGGCGAAGCTCTTCGAGAACAAGCCCGACGCCGACGGGCGGAGGGGAAAGCAGATCGACGGCCTCCTCGGCTACGACCTCGTCGGGCGCTTCTACTCCCTCCTCGACATGGGGAACGACCGCCTCTACCTCCACCCGCGGCCCGAGAAAGAAGAGTAG
- a CDS encoding PLP-dependent aminotransferase family protein, translating into MKKEHPVQVNGKENGKGNGQPRYLVLADEVQTMIEAGTLRPGDRIPSIRHLSERYRVSIPTVLHAYTVLEDRRLVEARPKSGFYVRARLSSGTEVPSFSRRIPSPKTLSRFAPLMALVDDVANPRLVPMGGANPSPALLPSEKLARITGAIARRQARAVVQYDPPPGCPALRREISRRSVEWGTYLPPEDFLLTNGATEALHLALRTVAKPGDTVMVESPIYYGILHLLSRLGLRTVAVPSSPREGLPIGAVRKVLEREKVAALIVIPNFSNPLGSLMPEAARAELVALAAQRQIPIIEDDIYGDLSHRGERPACLKSLDADGGVLLCGSFSKTLAPGYRAGYIAGGRWHREILEAKVALTFGGSPLPSLAIAEFLRNGGYDHHLRRLRATFREQILRMREAVAAAFPREAKISDPQGGFVLWIELARQVDSMVLFEKAREAGISIAPGHLFSPAAEFRNCIRLSCGHPRTPAMEKAVATLGELAKRMSG; encoded by the coding sequence ATGAAAAAGGAGCATCCTGTGCAGGTGAACGGGAAAGAGAACGGAAAGGGCAACGGGCAGCCCCGCTACCTCGTCCTGGCCGACGAGGTCCAGACGATGATCGAGGCGGGGACCCTCCGTCCCGGCGATCGGATTCCCTCCATCCGCCACCTCAGTGAACGGTACCGCGTCAGCATCCCGACCGTCCTCCACGCCTACACTGTCCTGGAGGACCGCCGCCTCGTCGAGGCGCGGCCGAAGTCGGGCTTCTACGTCCGCGCCCGCCTCTCCTCGGGGACCGAGGTTCCCTCGTTCTCCCGCCGCATCCCCTCGCCGAAGACCCTCTCCCGCTTCGCCCCGCTGATGGCGCTGGTCGACGACGTCGCCAATCCCCGCCTCGTCCCGATGGGGGGCGCGAACCCGAGCCCGGCCCTGCTTCCCTCGGAGAAGCTCGCCCGGATCACCGGGGCGATCGCCCGGCGGCAGGCGCGCGCCGTCGTCCAATACGATCCGCCTCCCGGCTGCCCGGCGTTGCGGCGGGAGATCAGCCGCCGCTCGGTCGAGTGGGGGACCTACCTGCCGCCCGAGGACTTCCTCCTGACGAACGGGGCGACCGAGGCCCTCCACCTCGCGCTCCGCACCGTGGCGAAGCCGGGCGACACGGTCATGGTCGAGTCGCCGATCTATTACGGCATCCTCCATCTCCTCAGCCGCCTCGGCCTGCGGACCGTCGCCGTCCCCTCCAGCCCCCGGGAGGGGCTCCCGATCGGGGCGGTGCGGAAAGTCCTCGAACGGGAGAAGGTCGCCGCGCTGATCGTCATCCCCAATTTCAGCAACCCCCTCGGGAGCCTCATGCCCGAGGCGGCCCGGGCCGAGCTGGTCGCCCTCGCCGCGCAGCGGCAGATCCCGATCATCGAGGACGACATCTACGGCGACCTCTCCCATCGGGGGGAGCGGCCCGCCTGCCTGAAGTCGCTCGACGCCGACGGCGGCGTCCTCCTCTGCGGCTCCTTCTCGAAGACCCTCGCCCCCGGCTACCGCGCGGGTTACATCGCCGGGGGGCGCTGGCACCGGGAGATCCTCGAGGCGAAGGTGGCACTGACCTTCGGGGGCTCGCCGCTTCCCTCCCTGGCCATCGCCGAGTTCCTCCGCAACGGCGGCTACGACCACCACCTCCGCCGTCTCCGCGCCACCTTCCGGGAACAGATCCTGCGGATGCGCGAGGCGGTGGCGGCGGCCTTCCCCCGGGAGGCGAAGATCAGCGATCCGCAGGGCGGCTTCGTCCTCTGGATCGAGCTGGCGCGGCAGGTCGACTCGATGGTCCTCTTCGAGAAGGCGCGCGAGGCGGGGATCAGCATCGCCCCCGGCCACCTCTTCTCCCCGGCCGCCGAGTTCCGCAACTGCATCCGCCTCAGCTGCGGCCATCCCCGCACCCCGGCGATGGAGAAGGCCGTGGCGACCCTCGGCGAGCTGGCGAAGCGGATGTCGGGATGA
- a CDS encoding GNAT family N-acetyltransferase encodes MSAVLPSLLYAQSGVAFTPGSCPSVASFRTRHGLVRLVNEARSLPADLWEKSFAHLCLDHRYYPLLEETLPQNFTYRYLVIEDAGGRPRSVQPIFVVHQDLAAGLPPAIRRCFDAVRYLFPRFAKLNTLMIGCSAGEGELGADAESERRWIAEALHEALPSVAARLDTDIIVLKDFPSRHRSALSVFTAGGYQRVASLPAVHLSLDFPDFEEYMKTRLSKKTRKNLRQKFRKTEEEPLEMEVVSDIGDRVDEIYPLYEAVHGRSRFQFEKLTVSYFREIGKRMGDRTRFFLWKRKGKIVAFSLCFVHRAGESDGEIYDCCMGLDYSVALDLHLYFVTWRDVVSWALTQKITRYYSGPLNYEPKYHFRCELSPLDLYVTHTNKWINPFFRKLLSYLEPVRHQPIVRTFPNAHEL; translated from the coding sequence ATGTCCGCCGTCCTTCCTTCGCTGCTCTACGCCCAGAGCGGCGTGGCCTTCACCCCGGGATCTTGCCCCAGCGTCGCCTCCTTCCGGACGCGGCACGGCTTGGTACGCCTTGTTAACGAGGCCCGCTCCCTCCCCGCCGACCTGTGGGAAAAGAGCTTCGCCCATCTCTGCCTCGATCACCGCTACTATCCCCTCCTCGAGGAGACCCTCCCGCAGAACTTCACCTACCGCTACCTCGTCATCGAGGACGCCGGAGGCCGTCCCCGCAGCGTCCAGCCGATCTTCGTCGTCCACCAGGACCTCGCCGCCGGATTGCCCCCGGCGATCCGCCGCTGCTTCGACGCCGTCCGCTATCTCTTCCCCCGCTTCGCGAAGCTGAACACCCTCATGATCGGGTGCAGCGCGGGCGAGGGGGAACTGGGTGCCGATGCCGAATCGGAGCGCCGCTGGATCGCCGAGGCCCTCCACGAGGCCCTCCCCTCGGTCGCCGCGCGGCTCGACACCGACATCATCGTCCTGAAGGACTTCCCCTCCCGCCATCGCTCCGCCCTCTCCGTCTTCACGGCGGGCGGCTACCAGCGCGTCGCCAGCCTCCCCGCCGTCCACCTCTCCCTCGATTTCCCCGACTTCGAGGAGTACATGAAGACGCGGCTCAGCAAGAAGACCCGCAAGAACCTCCGCCAGAAATTCCGCAAGACCGAGGAGGAGCCGCTGGAGATGGAAGTCGTCTCCGACATCGGCGACCGCGTCGACGAGATCTACCCCCTCTACGAGGCCGTCCACGGCCGCTCCCGCTTCCAGTTCGAGAAGCTGACCGTCTCCTACTTCCGCGAGATCGGGAAGCGGATGGGCGACCGCACCCGCTTCTTCCTCTGGAAGCGGAAGGGGAAGATCGTCGCCTTCAGCCTCTGCTTCGTCCACCGGGCCGGGGAGAGCGACGGCGAGATCTACGATTGCTGCATGGGGCTCGACTACTCCGTCGCCCTCGACCTCCATCTCTACTTCGTCACCTGGCGCGACGTCGTCTCCTGGGCTCTCACCCAAAAAATCACCCGCTATTACAGCGGCCCGCTCAACTACGAGCCGAAGTACCACTTCCGCTGCGAGCTCTCCCCGCTCGACCTCTACGTGACCCACACGAACAAGTGGATCAATCCGTTCTTCCGCAAGCTCCTCTCCTACCTGGAGCCCGTCCGCCACCAACCGATCGTGCGCACCTTCCCGAATGCGCACGAGTTGTGA